The DNA region CTCCAAACCCTCTGCCACAGAATAAAGAAACAACAGAGAGGTGAGACCCACAGGTAGAAAAGGCTTTATACTTACCCTGAGAAGATGGGACtttcaaaatggaaaaacaaatctGACTATAGGAGAAAAGGATCTCAGTGAGAGGAAGAACACTCAGCGGcacattaataaaatatatcaagACATAATTGATGAGAGTGTCAGAACAAGAGAGTTTTAGAACCTCAGGAAGATCACAGAAGAAGTGCTGAATTTCATGGTCTGTGCAGAAGGAGATCCATGTTACCATCAGACTATGAAGTAAGGAGTCTAGAAAGCTTATTATCCAGGAGAGCAGCACCAGGTGGCCACAGAGCCAAGAGCTCATGATGGCTGCATAACGTAGAGGGTGACAGATAGTCACAAAACGGTCATAGGCCATTGCAGTGAGGAGAAAATTGTCCACACAGGCAAAAACAATAAAGAAGCACATCTGGGCAAGACAGTCAGCATAGGGGATGGCATTGTTTTGTGTCAAGATGCTCACCAACATCCTGGGAACTGTGGTGGATACCACACAGATATCCACAAAGGAGAAGTTGgaaaggaagaagtacatgggagtGTGGAGG from Trichosurus vulpecula isolate mTriVul1 chromosome 1, mTriVul1.pri, whole genome shotgun sequence includes:
- the LOC118833750 gene encoding olfactory receptor 7C1-like, coding for MVPGNQTQFTEFILLRFSEKPDQQGPLFGLFLGLYLVTVVGNLLIMLAIGSDSHLHTPMYFFLSNFSFVDICVVSTTVPRMLVSILTQNNAIPYADCLAQMCFFIVFACVDNFLLTAMAYDRFVTICHPLRYAAIMSSWLCGHLVLLSWIISFLDSLLHSLMVTWISFCTDHEIQHFFCDLPEVLKLSCSDTLINYVLIYFINVPLSVLPLTEILFSYSQICFSILKVPSSQGKYKAFSTCGSHLSVVSLFCGRGFGVYLSSSANHSSWKSTVVTAMYAVVTPMLNPFIYSVRNKDINDALRRLISRIAFS